A window of Bacillus rossius redtenbacheri isolate Brsri chromosome 4 unlocalized genomic scaffold, Brsri_v3 Brsri_v3_scf4_1, whole genome shotgun sequence contains these coding sequences:
- the LOC134541688 gene encoding threonine aspartase 1, translating to MEGFIGLHIGAGDHSLKLYPEYKKLCQAACRKGMSLVRAGSPALQAAVAATAVLEDSALTNAGYGSTLNWEGGVECDASVMDGASLRHGAVGAVPGVRNPVCLAHRLCREQERPTLLGERTPPSMLVGIGARKWAELAGIETVPERSLISARASRRYQHYKKKLEVLGMLKNKVLTPLDTVGTLCVDSEGHVASACSSGGIALKCPGRVGQAGVHGGGCWAQDAEGARPAVAACTSGSGEHLVSTLLAREAARDLMTPLSGSGVVALHDCFRHKFLGSRFLKDVPEDSRLGGAIVVRSCSADGEFLWAHTTNKMVVAFMSAADKKPTVRVSMLPARAQQGRVVSVEGVAFKSPAPAGSGGDSEGELLL from the exons ATGGAAGGTTTTATTGGATTACATATTG GAGCCGGTGATCACTCGCTGAAGCTGTATCCGGAATATAAGAAGCTTTGCCAAGCAGCATGCAGAAAG GGCATGTCGCTGGTACGGGCGGGCAGCCCCGCGCTGCAGGCGGCCGTGGCGGCCACGGCGGTGCTGGAGGACTCGGCCCTCACCAACGCCGGCTACGGCTCCACCCTCAACTGGGAGGGCGGGGTGGAGTGCGACGCGAGCGTCATGGACGGGGCGTCGCTGCGCCACGGGGCCGTGGGGGCCGTGCCCGGGGTGAGGAACCCCGTGTGCCTGGCGCACCGCCTGTGCCGCGAGCAGGAGCGCCCGACGCTGCTGGGCGAGCGCACTCCCCCCAG CATGCTTGTAGGCATAGGCGCTCGCAAGTGGGCGGAGCTTGCGGGTATCGAAACTGTCCCTGAAAGGAGCCTCATTTCTG CAAGAGCTTCAAGAAGGTACCAGCACTACAAGAAGAAACTGGAGGTACTTGGAATGTTGAAAAATAAG GTCTTGACTCCACTGGACACGGTGGGCACCTTGTGTGTGGACTCCGAGGGCCACGTGGCTTCCGCGTGTTCCAGCGGGGGCATAGCCCTCAAGTGCCCGGGCCGGGTGGGGCAG GCGGGGGTGCACGGGGGCGGCTGCTGGGCCCAGGACGCAGAGGGGGCCCGCCCCGCCGTGGCCGCCTGCACCTCGGGCAGCGGGGAGCACCTGGTCAGCACGCTGCTCGCCCGCGAGGCAGCCCGGGACCTCATGACGCCCCTCTCGGGGTCCGGCGTCGTGGCCCTGCACGACTGCTTCCGGCACAAGTTCCTGG GCTCGCGTTTCCTGAAGGATGTGCCAGAGGACAGCCGGCTGGGAGGGGCCATCGTCGTCAGGAGCTGCTCAGCGGACGGAGAGTTCCTGTGGGCCCACACCACTAACAAGATGGTCGTTGCCTTCATGAGTGCCGCGGACAAGAAGCCTACC GTGCGTGTGTCGATGCTGCCGGCGAGGGCGCAGCAGGGCAGGGTGGTCTCCGTGGAGGGCGTGGCCTTCAAGAGCCCCGCCCCGGCGGGCTCCGGTGGCGACAGCGAGGGGGAGCTGCTCCTCTGA